In the genome of Ignisphaera sp., one region contains:
- a CDS encoding CBS domain-containing protein — protein sequence MPTVRELLTEPPIILKPTMRIGEVLPKMKEHRIVAAPVVNDDNVLIGVLSYRSILMKGVGRDTKVQTVMEPPYSLDENLDFDRAIMAFVNWRAREIPVINANEVVVGIVSRNIVLDYMLRNGLVPSATVDSAMSKPAITIEEGESIARARWLMLKSGISRLVVVDKTGRVAGVITLSDIVERLYTIRLSRRKGYEWIQSEESFLAAPVADYMTSPPITIPSGSSLAKAISILLENRISGAPIVSADDKPLGVFSGLDALKLYLDQLKISMPIEAKLSQVVKEDLTKLQIEKLVNSYLSKFSRYVNVIDFKLAVKEETKTDKEGRRRYNVRVRVVTDSGAVTSQSICWDLPTCVREALEIIEKRLRKQVEKIVTAKRKKKREGD from the coding sequence TTGCCTACTGTACGTGAATTGTTGACTGAGCCTCCGATTATATTGAAACCTACTATGAGGATAGGTGAAGTATTGCCCAAGATGAAGGAGCATAGAATTGTTGCAGCTCCTGTTGTAAATGATGACAATGTGTTAATTGGTGTTTTGAGCTATAGGAGCATTCTTATGAAGGGTGTTGGCAGGGACACTAAGGTTCAAACTGTTATGGAGCCGCCATACTCACTCGACGAGAACCTAGACTTTGACAGAGCTATTATGGCGTTTGTCAATTGGAGGGCTAGGGAAATACCTGTGATAAATGCTAATGAGGTTGTGGTAGGGATTGTCTCTAGAAACATTGTATTAGATTATATGCTTAGAAATGGGCTGGTGCCATCTGCAACAGTAGACTCTGCAATGAGCAAACCAGCTATAACAATTGAGGAGGGCGAGAGTATAGCTAGGGCAAGGTGGCTTATGCTGAAAAGCGGTATCTCAAGGCTTGTTGTAGTCGATAAGACTGGGAGGGTGGCAGGGGTGATAACATTGAGCGATATAGTTGAGAGGCTCTACACTATTAGACTGAGTAGAAGAAAAGGCTATGAGTGGATACAGAGCGAGGAATCGTTTTTAGCAGCTCCAGTAGCAGACTATATGACCAGCCCCCCAATCACAATTCCATCGGGATCCAGCCTAGCTAAAGCGATAAGCATTCTACTAGAGAATAGAATATCCGGAGCCCCTATAGTCTCAGCCGACGACAAGCCACTGGGGGTTTTCAGCGGGTTGGATGCGCTGAAGCTTTACCTAGACCAGCTAAAGATTTCCATGCCTATAGAGGCTAAGCTATCCCAGGTTGTGAAAGAGGATCTTACTAAGCTTCAGATAGAGAAGCTTGTCAACAGCTACCTATCAAAATTCTCAAGATATGTAAATGTGATAGACTTTAAACTAGCTGTGAAAGAAGAGACGAAGACTGATAAAGAGGGCAGAAGAAGATACAATGTTAGGGTAAGGGTAGTTACAGATTCTGGTGCAGTAACATCACAATCCATATGCTGGGATCTGCCAACATGTGTTAGGGAAGCACTTGAAATCATTGAAAAGAGATTAAGAAAACAGGTTGAGAAAATAGTTACAGCGAAAAGAAAGAAGAAGAGAGAAGGTGACTAG
- a CDS encoding NAD-binding protein, whose protein sequence is MKIFIVGGSKEVVELIKSIRRELDYEKGDFVVVTDSQKDAEMLSREFDIPVFTGDLFDEKLYLEVGLDKADAVVATHDNDMVNVFVSMLAKEMKIPKIIVVVNNNIVGRFLKTYGIVSEVIVKSKELSNDILARIFDTYFIDFGDKSIIIHTVSTASRIVSRTVKDLEEEGIKVIAIIRNGSPISLENNITIEPGDIVAIFGEKQLISKLFGE, encoded by the coding sequence ATGAAGATTTTCATTGTTGGAGGTTCAAAAGAGGTTGTAGAACTTATTAAATCTATAAGGAGGGAGCTTGACTACGAGAAAGGAGATTTTGTTGTGGTTACAGATAGCCAGAAAGATGCTGAGATGCTTTCTAGAGAATTTGACATACCTGTATTCACAGGAGATCTATTTGATGAGAAGCTCTATCTTGAGGTGGGGCTTGACAAGGCAGATGCTGTCGTGGCCACCCATGACAATGACATGGTAAATGTTTTTGTCTCTATGCTTGCAAAAGAAATGAAAATACCGAAGATAATAGTTGTTGTCAACAATAACATTGTTGGGAGGTTTCTGAAGACATATGGTATTGTAAGCGAGGTTATAGTGAAGTCAAAGGAGCTGAGCAACGATATTCTAGCAAGGATTTTCGATACCTATTTTATTGATTTTGGCGATAAAAGCATTATAATCCACACTGTTTCCACTGCTTCGCGAATAGTTTCGAGAACTGTTAAGGATCTGGAGGAGGAGGGGATAAAAGTCATTGCTATAATTAGAAACGGGTCTCCAATATCGTTAGAAAATAACATCACTATCGAGCCTGGCGACATAGTTGCTATCTTTGGTGAAAAGCAGTTGATAAGCAAGCTCTTCGGTGAGTAG
- a CDS encoding TrkH family potassium uptake protein, translated as MSIEYLEACTILLAFWGSITYLLRRYLIDNPLDAMISVALVWITVPITTSIIYISTPGIDPLDAFFESISGFSGTGLTILENLESIPYVVLVWRAMTQWLGELGTVVVAGTILPFLHASLIRIYPVERGAKLVATIRRSIIDLFLMYSAYTIFGTILLIASGMGFLDSLTHSMTAMATGGMSTKDQNIGYWFSRGNSMVLVTTSIIMVIGALNFRDLYKLSTGDFKAFAKSPETKGFFAILSALILVTMLASISLNMGSLIVPLVYHVVSGYTTTGFQAGDIQQYPTIFKIILIISMAIGGATFSTAGGIKTKRVLIALKSILWDVERSVLPKGFRITKKLGEEVLDDEEITSAITYIIIYALMQIILSLSLYLSLVTANITNYDFVDSMFEVTSALSCVGLSVGITTPTIPIASKVILIMAMYFGRLEFLPLYLLIGYYYRRKALL; from the coding sequence GTGTCGATAGAGTATCTAGAGGCTTGCACCATTCTACTTGCTTTTTGGGGCTCTATCACATATTTGCTGAGGAGGTATTTAATAGATAATCCATTGGATGCTATGATCTCTGTTGCCCTTGTTTGGATCACTGTACCAATAACAACATCAATAATCTACATCTCCACACCAGGCATAGACCCGCTAGACGCCTTCTTCGAGTCTATCAGCGGGTTCAGTGGAACGGGGCTAACGATACTTGAGAACTTGGAGTCCATACCCTATGTAGTTCTTGTGTGGAGGGCTATGACTCAGTGGCTTGGAGAGTTAGGCACAGTTGTTGTGGCTGGTACAATACTCCCATTTCTCCATGCATCGCTTATCAGGATATATCCTGTTGAGAGAGGAGCTAAACTAGTTGCAACAATTAGGAGGTCTATAATAGACCTGTTTCTGATGTACTCTGCCTACACCATTTTCGGCACTATACTGCTTATAGCAAGTGGCATGGGCTTCCTAGACTCATTAACACACTCCATGACAGCTATGGCAACAGGTGGCATGTCAACAAAGGACCAGAACATTGGCTACTGGTTCTCTAGAGGAAATTCGATGGTCTTGGTAACAACATCTATAATAATGGTTATAGGAGCACTCAACTTCAGGGACCTATACAAGCTGTCGACAGGAGATTTCAAAGCGTTTGCCAAATCCCCTGAAACAAAAGGCTTCTTCGCAATACTCTCAGCATTGATTCTAGTAACAATGTTGGCGTCCATCTCACTGAATATGGGTAGTCTCATAGTGCCACTAGTATACCATGTGGTATCAGGTTACACAACAACGGGTTTTCAGGCAGGAGATATACAACAATATCCAACAATATTTAAAATTATACTAATAATCTCTATGGCCATTGGCGGAGCAACGTTTTCGACTGCCGGTGGGATAAAGACTAAGAGGGTTTTGATAGCGTTGAAGAGTATTCTGTGGGATGTAGAGAGATCTGTTCTGCCAAAAGGCTTTAGAATCACTAAAAAGCTAGGAGAGGAGGTGCTAGACGATGAGGAGATAACCTCGGCAATAACATATATAATCATATACGCTTTAATGCAAATCATCTTGTCTTTATCATTATACCTAAGCCTAGTAACAGCCAATATAACGAATTACGATTTTGTAGACAGCATGTTTGAAGTAACCTCAGCACTCTCCTGCGTAGGGCTCTCCGTAGGGATAACAACCCCGACAATACCTATAGCATCAAAGGTAATTCTGATCATGGCAATGTACTTCGGCAGACTGGAGTTCCTACCCCTCTACCTGTTGATAGGCTATTACTATAGAAGGAAAGCATTATTGTAA